The region GCGATTGGCCTCGATCCACCCTTCGGTGATGGAGTCGCCCATGAAGACGACGCGGGGGCGTTGGCCGCCCTGCTTAAGGGCGGCGTTGGCGTCGCGGTACCGGCAAAGATAGGCCCAGTCGCTCGCCCGCTGTTCGGCCTGTCGCGCCCGGAACGCCACCGCGGCCGGAGAGTCGCTCTTGGGGTCCATGAAGCGGCGCGCCATGGCCGACATCTCGTCCAGATCGCGCGGGCGCGTTTCGAACTGGGCCGCCAACTGTTCGGCGCTGCGCGGCGGCGTGGCGGCGCAGCGTATGACCGTATCATTCACCGCCGGATAGGAGAGCAAAGCGTCCGCTCCAACCTGTTGGGCGCCCGGGGTCTGGGCATGCGCTGACGCCGAGACCGCGACCATAAACAGCGCCCCGACGGCGATGGCCTTTTTCATATTCGTCCTCCCTGTCGCCGCGTTGGGCGTGACTGTGATGGATGCGGATAATCCGCCACCTCAATCGATTGCATAACCCGAACCGGCGCCTTACGCATCGATCCATGGCGTTGGATGGGAGGATTTCATGCGGTTGTGCAGCCTGGCTCTGATACTGGCGCTCGCTTTGGGCTTAGTCGACGCTTCCATGGCCCAAGCAAGGACCGACGGCTCCGCGCCCAAATGGATCGCCAGCTGGGGCACGGCCCAACAGCTCGCCCCGTCAGGCCCGCCGCCCTTCGCTCGTTCTGGTCCGCCGCCCGCTGGGACCGCGAGCGCGCCACGCCCAGCGTCGCCCTCGCCCATGCTGCCCTTCCCGCCCACGCTTTCGGATCAGACGGTGCGGATGATCGTGCGCACCTCCGTGGGCGGCGGGCAGCTGCGCCTTGAGTTCAGCAACGCCTCGGGCGGACCCGCCGTCACCTTCGGGTCGGTCCATGCCGCCCTGGCCGCAGCAGACTCCGCCATCGTTCCGCAAAGTGATCGCGTGGTGACGTTCAGCGGCTCAAAGAACCTCACGCTCTTTCCCGGCGCACGGGCGGTTAGCGACCCTATCGATCTGGCCGCCCCCGCCCTCAGCCGCATCGCCGTCTCCATCCATCTGCCGCAAGAGACCCCGGTGAATACGGCCCATGCCCTGGGGCTCAACCCCGCCTACATCGCCAAGGGCGACGTGACCGGAGCGGGCAAGATCGAGGACGCGCAGGTCGCCCGATCATACTTTTGGCTGACAGGTCTGGAGGTTCTCAGCGACGCTCCCGATCCGGGCGTGATCGTGGCGCTGGGCGACTCCATCACCGACGGCTACGCCACCACGCCGGGCGCCTTCGCGGCCTGGCCGGACCTTTTGGCCGCGCGACTGCAGGCCGATCCGGCGACCGCGCGATGGGGTGTCGTCAACGCCGGCATCTCGGGCAACCGCATCCTGCGCGCTGGGGCCGGAGAAGCGGCCGTGGCGCGCTTCGACGAGGACGTGCTGGCGCGCCCTGGGGTCAAATGGGTCCTGCTGCTGGAAGGGATCAACGACATCAACATGTCGATCATGCCAATCATCCCCGACAGCGAAGACGTCACCGCCGACCAGATCATCGCCGGCATCAGCCAACTGATCGATCGGGCCCATCAGCATGGCCTGAAAATCGCCGGCGGCACGATCCTGCCCACCAAGGGCCTAGCCTTCTACACCGAGGCGGGCGAGCGCATGCGTCAGGACATCAATGCGTGGATCCGCACTAGCGGACGCTTTGATGCGGTCATCGATTTCGATGCAGCCGTCCGTGACCCCAGCGATCCGTCACGCCTGCGCCCCGACTTCAACCCTGGCGACCACGTCCATCCCAACGACGCCGGCAATCGGGCCATGGTCGAGGCGATCAGGTTGGAGCTGTTCCGATAGGCGCTGCGGCGCGACAGAGCCGACGATCGCCATAGCCCCTAGCCCACGTCGCCGCCGCGTCAGGGCGCGCTCGCATCGCAACCAACCTCGACCTGGGCCAGCATCCCAGATTGCAGCAAGGTGGCCAGCAAAGCCCCCGCGATCGTGGGCCCCTCCGCGGGCCCGTGTCTGAACACAAGAAACTCGCAAAGCGCGGCGAATGATGGATCGGCTTGTAGTTGGTCGAAGGCCTGTCCTTGTGCTTCGTCGACGCCCCGAACGACGCATTTGAAATCCCGCCGCCAGACGATGATCCGCGCGGTCTGCTCCAGCGTGGATGCGGGGGGCGGCGCTGTGTGCTCTGACAGGGCGGTCCAAATATCCAGGGCGTTGGTGGTGACCGCTCTCATCCGTAAGGATGGACAAAGCCGCAGCCGCGCCCTCTCCCAATCAATCCCTTCGAGCGACTGTAGCGCGAGCGGTTTGGCGTCCCTGGCGACGAACGCCTCGCCAAGGGCGGTCTCGATCCAGGCCAGATCAGCCACCTCAGGGTCGCCGGGAAAATGGCCGACAAGGCTTTGAGCAAAGCCAGGCGCATAGGCGTCGAGCGTCCAGGCGCTGGGCGGCTGGCGGTCGATATAGGCGACGGCGGCGCCCACGAAGGCCTCCTCGCCAATCCAGGCCAGGGTGAGCGGCAAGGACTCCTGCAACGCCCCGACCAACTGTGCGCGGTAGTTGTTCTGATAGACCAGCAACCCCGGCCCCGCCCCCAGGCGATCGGCGGCCACGTCCGACCCGTCCACGAGCCAGGCTCGAAAATCGGTTTGAAGCGCCGCGAGCGTCATGCGGCGGCCTGGCGTCGCGCGGTCGCCACGCGCTCGCCGATAGCGCGAGCGACATCCAATTCATCGAGGAGTTCCTCCAGCGGCGGAATGGCGTCGTCGCGCTCGATCATGGTGGCGACGCGACCGACAAGAGCGACGGCGTGTTCGTAAAGGCGCCATACAGCGGCGCAGACAGCGGTGTCGTGGGTGTCGATCAGCAGGTCGCGTCCCTGGCTGTGTCCGGCCAGGTGAATCTGGCGCACGCGATCGGCGGGAAGCCCTTCCAGGTAAGCGAGCGCGTCCTGGCCGTGGTTCTGAGCGCTGACATAGACGTTGTTGACGTCCAAAAGCAGCTCACAGCCCGTCCGCTCGCACACCGCTCCCAGGAAGGACCACTCGCTCATCGCATCCTGGGCGAAGGCCACATAGCTGGACGGGTTCTCCACCAGCAGACGGCGGCCAAGGACATCCTGCGCCAGGTCAATATTGGCGCAGACGATGTCGAGAGTCTCGCTCGTATAGGGCAGCGGCAGAAGATCGTGCGAATTGAAAGCCCCTATCCGCGACCAGCTGAGATGATCAGAGACAAACAGGGGATCGATCTCATCGACCAGGGCTCTGAGCCGAGCCAGATAGTCGCGATCAAGGCCGTCGGCTGATCCGATGGACATAGACACCCCATGCAAGGCGACGGGAAGCTGCTCACGCACCTGGCGAAGGATGTGACGCGGCTGGCCGCCGTCGACCATGAAGTTCTCGGAAATCACCTCGACGAAGTCGAGCCGCGCCTGGCCCTGCAGGACCAGGCTGTAGTGCTCCTTGCGCAGGCCAAGGCCGTAGCCGCTGAACGGCGGATTTGAAGACGGCGTCATCACTAGACTTTCATCGAGAAAGACCACGCCCGGCGCGTGGGACCGGGCGTGGGAGCAGGCTATTTGGGCGCGGTGAGGCTGCCGCCGGCGGCGACGCAGGCGTCCTTGGTCATGGCCTTGAAGCCCTCGCCCTTGCAGTTGTTCTGGCCACGGCATTCGCTCTTGGCGGTTTTGCAGTCGCTCGTGCCCTTGCAGGTGTTGACGCCATAGCAGTGCTCAAGCTTGGCCGAGCCTTGGGGGGCCTGGGCCGAGGCGGGCGCGGCGGTTGCGGCCAGGGCCATAAAGGCGGCAGCGGCTGCGACGCTGAGGCTGACGGACTTGGTGGGGGTCATGGTTGGTTTTCCGATGTGTGGACCCTCGATGGGGCCTTTCTTCTTCGCGACCTCGACGATCGCGGTTACAGCGATGGCGATCAGGGCCGCAGAGCGGCGGGAAAGGTCAGACGATCCAGCGACCAGGCTCCCCCGCCCCGCCCGATCAGCGGCAGCAGAAGGCCGCACCAGGTCAGATGGGTTGGCCAGGCGTCGGGATAGACGAAGATCTGGATCACCAGGGTCATGACCAGCAAAGCGCCCGCCGCCGGCCGGGTCAGCAGACCCAAGACCAGCAGAATCGGAAACAGGTGCTCAGCATAGGTCGCCGCCCGGGCTGCCAGATCCGGAGCGATGAGCGGCAGGGCGTACTCGGACTCAAAGAGCAC is a window of Caulobacter sp. NIBR2454 DNA encoding:
- the bufA2 gene encoding BufA2 family periplasmic bufferin-type metallophore, translated to MTPTKSVSLSVAAAAAFMALAATAAPASAQAPQGSAKLEHCYGVNTCKGTSDCKTAKSECRGQNNCKGEGFKAMTKDACVAAGGSLTAPK
- the bufB gene encoding MNIO family bufferin maturase, with translation MTPSSNPPFSGYGLGLRKEHYSLVLQGQARLDFVEVISENFMVDGGQPRHILRQVREQLPVALHGVSMSIGSADGLDRDYLARLRALVDEIDPLFVSDHLSWSRIGAFNSHDLLPLPYTSETLDIVCANIDLAQDVLGRRLLVENPSSYVAFAQDAMSEWSFLGAVCERTGCELLLDVNNVYVSAQNHGQDALAYLEGLPADRVRQIHLAGHSQGRDLLIDTHDTAVCAAVWRLYEHAVALVGRVATMIERDDAIPPLEELLDELDVARAIGERVATARRQAAA
- a CDS encoding SGNH/GDSL hydrolase family protein; the encoded protein is MAQARTDGSAPKWIASWGTAQQLAPSGPPPFARSGPPPAGTASAPRPASPSPMLPFPPTLSDQTVRMIVRTSVGGGQLRLEFSNASGGPAVTFGSVHAALAAADSAIVPQSDRVVTFSGSKNLTLFPGARAVSDPIDLAAPALSRIAVSIHLPQETPVNTAHALGLNPAYIAKGDVTGAGKIEDAQVARSYFWLTGLEVLSDAPDPGVIVALGDSITDGYATTPGAFAAWPDLLAARLQADPATARWGVVNAGISGNRILRAGAGEAAVARFDEDVLARPGVKWVLLLEGINDINMSIMPIIPDSEDVTADQIIAGISQLIDRAHQHGLKIAGGTILPTKGLAFYTEAGERMRQDINAWIRTSGRFDAVIDFDAAVRDPSDPSRLRPDFNPGDHVHPNDAGNRAMVEAIRLELFR
- a CDS encoding DoxX family protein; translated protein: MSVLTHGATLTRRMLPDPLLLLVARLGAASVFFLSGRTKVEGLLTLKPSTFVLFESEYALPLIAPDLAARAATYAEHLFPILLVLGLLTRPAAGALLVMTLVIQIFVYPDAWPTHLTWCGLLLPLIGRGGGAWSLDRLTFPAALRP
- a CDS encoding HvfC/BufC N-terminal domain-containing protein, whose protein sequence is MTLAALQTDFRAWLVDGSDVAADRLGAGPGLLVYQNNYRAQLVGALQESLPLTLAWIGEEAFVGAAVAYIDRQPPSAWTLDAYAPGFAQSLVGHFPGDPEVADLAWIETALGEAFVARDAKPLALQSLEGIDWERARLRLCPSLRMRAVTTNALDIWTALSEHTAPPPASTLEQTARIIVWRRDFKCVVRGVDEAQGQAFDQLQADPSFAALCEFLVFRHGPAEGPTIAGALLATLLQSGMLAQVEVGCDASAP